The Solenopsis invicta isolate M01_SB chromosome 1, UNIL_Sinv_3.0, whole genome shotgun sequence DNA segment GAAATAGAAGAACTTCTTTgaggaatttatttattttgtcataCTGTACTTACAGTCTACTCTCGAGAAGATCAATTGTTAATCTTCTGTtccaatttcataaatatagaGCGATTACCAAAAATTGAACATTGCATTCTTTCAACCCAATAGTTAAGCACATAGAATAGTACAATTTGATATAATTCACAAACTACAATATATacgaataatttaaacaatagcgctttaataattagaaaatactggttcttcactttctttttgtaacataatattaaaagagaaaataaaaaatagaaatcttgTTTAAATTTGCTcgattttttcatttctttcattaaatgaatacaataataattttatctgtatttgtaatttaataagcGTTCAAAGCCGAGGATTGGAAGGAAaggtctttttttattaatcaacaaTTGTATGAATgaagtaaatttatttgtgagCATGAGAGACCCttggcaaataaattttttttctatggcAAATGATTACAAATTTCAGTAGAGAAACGAGGTCATGTAATACATATGccgtatgtatttttaaaacttcaaaCAATAGTGGCAAGAGCTGTAAATGAAATCAAATTTTCTACGATTGATCGAATAAAATTCTACCAATTACTATTGCGCATAGCGCACGCAAATAATAGCGTAAAAATATGCGATAATACATAtagtaatttatatagaataacCTGATGTCATACCAGTTGTAAACAGTACAGTTCCTttcactttctttttcttcttctttttgccAAACGCATTACTTTCATCTTTCGTTTCTGAAAATAACGGTTTAGATAAGCGATCAAAAAACCTATActcgtaaataatttatttactttatatatgcGATCAAGGTAATACAACTTACCTTCAGAAACGTACGGTTTTTTCTCATCTTCGTTAAATGAGGTTCCTGGTGTATCAGAGGGCATACTTGATTGAACAGGCGGCCAAGCATTAGTAGATTTAGATGTTTTAGTCGACAGCACTTCCTCATCCTTGTTGGACCATGCATTTGTCGCACTGGAGTGCTTGGATTTTACGGTTGGCCATGCGTCGGCAGGTTTATTAGGCATCTTTGTCCGTGCTTTTGCTGTTATATCAGCGAAGGAAGGATGTGCCCGGGTGTGTTCACGCGAATGTTCAAAATCTATTTCTTGTTTCGGAACAATTTCGTCGGACGCACTCAAAGCTGGGCTACTAGCGATACTTGACATACCCGATTCTGGAGGTGACAGTACGTTCTCGCTGTTGGAacatgacaaataaaataattcctgTATAAGCttctataatataatgaaatataaaaaaaaaagcgatgaaatgaaaatattaattattcatgcTTACTTGGATAATTGTAGTTCTGACTGCAATTGAGGAAAGTGTTGATAAGATTCGATATCAATATTGGGTGTTGGATATATCCCAATTTGTctattttcttcttcctttatctttttctctctttttctttcctcgCGCTCTCTCTGTTCTCTGTACTTCTGCCTTGATTTTAGTTGGtctaataatagaaaaatcaatgtacgttaataatttaataatatcgtatgtttaaaacataaatCATAAAGCGATTTATGATTTATatcataagaattttaaaattataaaaagtgatAAGTGATTACCATGAAAAGCATGAAGAACTTCCTTGGATACCAGTGGTGGTTTTAATTCGATCTCGGCCAATTCAAACGGACAAGTAAGTGGTAAATGGCATAGATACCGTAATCTTCGTCTTAACTCTTCCGTGTAGATACTCGCTTCTTTTTCAAGAAGCTTACCCGTTATTACAGGAGGACAGTGCTCCAAACTGCCGTACTGCATTTCCAGCATTTTCACATTCGCtgcatgtaaatatatatgttgcCCGTCCTCCGCTAAAAAATGTGAaatcatttttagatttatcttattaattttgcttTGTATGGTTtagcttaaataattttattatttacaattaactcAAAGAAATAGATCTAAAAGTATTAGAAGTAGTTCAGATAATTTCAGTTTGTTTTGATTGTGCAATCAATTCTGATATTAAGATTTGACATTCAActgaatgtaatttaatttatttgaaatttaattatttgaaataatttataagtttaaactcttaattaaaatttagtataaataaaCAGTATCAATGGAAAATGTGAGAGTATAATTTAACAAACTGTAAAATAGAACACATCCTAAGTcgcaagataaaaaatataaataaataatgtaacattattttttaaataaaattaatacaaaagtttgtattaattattttggaaatttgTAGCATTTACCTtgataaaagtaagaaaatttaGAAGAACTTGAAGTAATCTGGCTATCACTGGAAACACTGTCTGTTGAAGACTGTTTCGCTAAAGACTTATCATCTTTGTAACATACATCAACATCTATTTCACATTTTTGCGATGTTTCCTCAGTAATTTCTTTTTCCGTTATATTTTCGGTCAATAAAGCATCCTTAGATTCTGCggtcttttatatataattttatatttttcaata contains these protein-coding regions:
- the LOC105201934 gene encoding RING finger protein 10 isoform X1; this translates as MDIRSKFKLSPAKGTAADARRNKDVNKELHLGSLRRRELPSANNFPNNVQPTKYNVQKTKDLVKRQRPKGQYHGSAKENSKVVEETVSEFGSVLVPTGRKNGNHLLNFHYERGYAKGDAQNRDTGRHGSNSNRLLPPVQRHKYKKEQFVQASCQFVVTASKDYSLHLTNPDILVDWESIEQIILHNSENLSCPICLHPPVAGKMTCCGHVYCWPCILRYLRYCQEAKSSKCPICDEYLHKNDLKSVVEITRSTFNLGETITLCLMRREKNSLFATPVKSAIQPPTTFLSVSENANNQIYSKLLIANVQDIVDIIESEYSKLELELKDNPEMASDIEKALGELSKRKKNLLCQTAESKDALLTENITEKEITEETSQKCEIDVDVCYKDDKSLAKQSSTDSVSSDSQITSSSSKFSYFYQAEDGQHIYLHAANVKMLEMQYGSLEHCPPVITGKLLEKEASIYTEELRRRLRYLCHLPLTCPFELAEIELKPPLVSKEVLHAFHDQLKSRQKYREQREREERKREKKIKEEENRQIGIYPTPNIDIESYQHFPQLQSELQLSNENVLSPPESGMSSIASSPALSASDEIVPKQEIDFEHSREHTRAHPSFADITAKARTKMPNKPADAWPTVKSKHSSATNAWSNKDEEVLSTKTSKSTNAWPPVQSSMPSDTPGTSFNEDEKKPYVSEETKDESNAFGKKKKKKKVKGTVLFTTGMTSGYSI
- the LOC105201934 gene encoding RING finger protein 10 isoform X2 gives rise to the protein MDIRSKFKLSPAKGTAADARRNKDVNKELHLGSLRRRELPSANNFPNNVQPTKYNVQKTKDLVKRQRPKGQYHGSAKENSKVVEETVSEFGSVLVPTGRKNGNHLLNFHYERGYAKGDAQNRDTGRHGSNSNRLLPPVQRHKYKKEQFVQASCQFVVTASKDYSLHLTNPDILVDWESIEQIILHNSENLSCPICLHPPVAGKMTCCGHVYCWPCILRYLRYCQEAKSSKCPICDEYLHKNDLKSVVEITRSTFNLGETITLCLMRREKNSLFATPVKSAIQPPTTFLSVSENANNQIYSKLLIANVQDIVDIIESEYSKLELELKDNPEMASDIEKALGELSKRKKNLLCQTAESKDALLTENITEKEITEETSQKCEIDVDVCYKDDKSLAKQSSTDSVSSDSQITSSSSKFSYFYQAEDGQHIYLHAANVKMLEMQYGSLEHCPPVITGKLLEKEASIYTEELRRRLRYLCHLPLTCPFELAEIELKPPLVSKEVLHAFHDQLKSRQKYREQREREERKREKKIKEEENRQIGIYPTPNIDIESYQHFPQLQSELQLSNENVLSPPESGMSSIASSPALSASDEIVPKQEIDFEHSREHTRAHPSFADITAKARTKMPNKPADAWPTVKSKHSSATNAWSNKDEEVLSTKTSKSTNAWPPVQSSMPSDTPGTSFNEDEKKPYVSEETKDESNAFGKKKKKKKVKGTVLFTTALATIV